tgttttctgcTTTACACCCTTTATTGTATCACAAATAGCCACGTACACCATTGTGGAGGATGAGGAGCCATTCGAGTACATACTCGACAACAAAGAGCTGCACAATTTCGCACTACAAATTGCAAACGGAATGCGTTTCCTCGAAGAGCAGGAGATTACGCATCGGTAAGTTAAAGCATATATTAATGCATGCGAATTAAAGGCAGTAGAGCAGTAAATTCATTTCTTGCACACCATATTACCATAATTGATTTTAAGTGAAAGTTTTACTTAAATACTCATAATCTACCATGTTCCCTGAcatgaatttcttttttactgTAGTtgtaaaaattgattttttgtagAAATATGAATTGAAAAGTCGAATTGAGTATTGCACTCCTGTGGAGTCCTAACTCATGTACTTGTAAAGTTCATctatactgaaaatattaatcaaGGAATCTAATATACAATTTTCCCGAACATTGCACTCATTTAAGTAGACAACACAAGTCATTTTCTTATTGTACAGTTAAGTTAGAGTTGAAATCATCCATCTACCATTATCCACCATATTAAACTCTTTCCTttacataaaacaaaagttgaagAGTCCTAAATTGACAGTTTCATAgttgtaattttaatatgcagTGGAagtattaattgaataatccAATATGCATTTCCTGGAATTCTGACAATCTGACATAAGAGATTCGACTATGACACTTGCGAAACAAAGCTGCAATGACATTTCTACGAAATTAGATTGACAAAGTCTTTTCTATTGCGTTGATCTGATTGCACtgccattttaattatatcaaTGTTAcgttgccagcagcaaaaccaataaataaataataaaaaacagatgcaattgctgttgtaaaaaaaaagaaagacaatctaatacaaaatttctaaGAAAATAATCGGATTTCATTGAATCACATGAATGCATCGATTCGCAATTAAcactatgctaaataaatgttaCTTTACAGCGACCTTGCGGCACGTAATGTGCTTATTGACAGCAACAAGACATTAAAGATATCCGATTTCGGACTCTCCCGCCATGGCATCTACACGAACACAAGGACGCGAAAGGTGAGTTGGTAAATTACGGAAATGTAAAGCAATTAATGCGTAATGAAAATCTACAAATGCAGCTGCCTTTGCGCTGGCTATCGATTGAGGCCATTCGAGACAATGTTTACTCGAGCAAGAGTGACATTTGGGCTTACGGCGTCGTGCTCTGGGAGATTGGTACCCTGGGTGCATCGCCATATCCGACGATAAGCAACAGCGAGCTGATACCATTTCTGCTGTCGGGCAATCGATTGGAACGCCCCGAGATTTGTACGCCTCAAGTGTACACGATAATGCTGCAGTGTTGGCTGGAGGAGCCCGAGGAGCGACCCACCTTTGATGCCCTCTACAAGGTGCTCAGTCCAAAGACCACCTATGTGGACATCAATAGTCTAAGCGATGATTACGTGTTTCCACCCATTAAAGAGTAGagtttttgttagttaatTACAATAGTTTAAATAGATATCTAGATGTATTTTCATGCCACTATTCCAGCCTTTCGATTGATGTGCTTTTATAAAGCATACGCCAAAGCAGCTATTGGAACAAACCCAACTTTTATAATTCCCCTTTTTTCCccttcaaaacaaaacaaaaacaaagaaaagccACACACACCTAGAAACTAGTCGAAAtctaaatgttatttaaatctGATGTATACGAATGTAAATGTTGATGTGCTGTGAGTTCAAATAATACCCTGTAGTATGTAGTATGTTTAGTTAAAAAGTCTGTGTGTGAATGagaaaacaatgaaaacagAGTCGATAGCATTCCAAAGCTCGATGTAGGAGAAACTTCAATGAAAACCATGTGATAAGTGCAAATAGAACTAGAGAAATACAAGTACAAGCATATGTACAGggtatataataaatacatacatctGTATATTTCTAATAAGCATTTTATGCATTGTACGTTTATTccttaaataaaacaatggcATACAAGACCTAATGAAACGTGCGTTTTGCTTGTTAATTGTTAGCATAATTACACAACTGTGGAAAGGCTTGCCCACAATATGGGTTGAAAGCAAAGGGCTTAAAACAACTGGTATAAAACTATATAGCGAACACAAGTGCAGTACACTACGTTAAAAGTCACTTTATGAACATAAGAAGCAAGCGTTCCCACAATAAGCATACATTTACGCTTTGCCACCAAATTAACtgaatttatgtataaaaCAGTGCAATACAATTAAAACCTCAACACTGCTAACAGAAGTTTCATTAACAAGTTTACCATTTCTCCCCATTATTCATTTGAAAACAGTTTAAGGATTAAGCATACAATTGTTTTGAGCGCCGCAAAGtacgcaaagcaaagcaatataaattaaaatgggAAATGCAAACTTACCAGGTTTCATTTGCggtttgttgtagttttgttAATACTTGATGCCGTAGATTTCATTCCAGCTTACATAACGCTTAATGTCTTCCGGAGAAACACTTTTCGAAACATGTTGCAAAGCGGACATAAAGTCCGACATGGTGACCGCTGGCAACTGCATGAGTAAGAAAAGCAATTAAAGTGAATGCTGAACAATTATTCAAATGCTGCAACTCCCACCTGTTGTGCATCAATTGAATCAATCTGTGAGCTGCTTAGTGAGCGCAGCGGTTGCATGGCAGCATAACGACATAAGCTGTCCATATCAGCACCCGAATAGCCTGCTGTGAGTTCGGCCAATCCCTCAATTTGTTCATCGCTCAGGCTGTGCTGCACTTGCTTCAACAGATTGGTGATAATCTGTTGCCGCGCTTGCGTCACAGGCAGCGGCACATAAAGGCGTCGCACAAAACGACGTCGCACCGCTTCGTCCAATTCCTGCGGACGATTTGTGGCGCCTATAATCATGATGTTGTCATCCTCATTGGTTGCAGCGCCATCCAATTGTATGAAAAACTCGTTCTTCAAGCGTCGCGAACTTTCGTGTTCATTATCCGAGCGTTGTGACAGCAACGAATCCACTTCGTCCATGAAAATAATCTGAAAAACATAAAGTTTTAAGCAGCTTTAACTCAAAAAAGTTGTGAACTACTTACTGCTGGCTGATgggctgctgcaacagcaaataGCGTTTTGACCAGCTTCTCGCCCTCCCCCACCCACTTGGAGGTAAGCGACGAGGGATTAATGCTGAAGAACGTCGCTCTCGACTGCGAGGCAATGCATTTGGCTATGAGTGTTTTGCCTGTGCCCGGTGGACCAAACAACAGCACACCACGTGGCGGACGACGCACGCCCTTGAACAGATCCGGGCGCTGTAATGGATGTATAATGGTCTCCATGAACGTGGACTTGGCATATTCCAGGCCAGCAACATCCTCCCAAGCTGCAGATTAAAGTGGTAAATTGGTCAACAATGTGCATAGCTGACCCTTACCTATGGTTTTATATTTGTGCATGCTCTCGCGTGTAATCTGCTCCACCATCAAGGGATCCAGGTGGGCCAGGGAGGGCAACACACTGGGAACGGCGGCAACAGGATTAACAGCTGGTGCAGTGCTACCACTGGGATTGCTGCAACGAGagtttaaagttaaaaaagaaatgcaattgcagTCCGGCTTGTAATTACTTGTCACTTTGTCCAATTGGTTGCACAAACTTGGCGTTTACACCACGTCCTCGACCGCCCAACGATTTCTTCTTGCCGTAGTTCATTAAATCGCTCggattttgattgtttttctGCAAACCCGAAAGTGTTTTAGTGTTTACTTTAGTTTAGCTAAATGAAGCCAGTTACTTTACCAGCGCATCATGCAGCACTAATTGTTCCCTTGCAGTGCGGAAGCCTTCAAAAGTTGACGAAGCATTTAGGTGGCTTTGGTTTAATTGATTGTTGTCGATACTGTTGCTGTTAAggcggctgttgttgttgctgttattggcGTTATTATTGTggtcattgttgctgttatgattaatgttgttgttgttgctgttagtgAAGCTATTGTTGGAGCTGGTCACGTTGCTGttatggctgctgttgctgttagcACTCCTGCTATTGTTGCCACTGCCGCtagttgttgccgttgccggcTGCAGTTCATCAATTGTGACTTCATCGCCCCGGCAGCTTTCATACTTGCCGTGACAATGTAGAAAAGTTGAGGTACTTGAAGGCAACTGCGACCAATCCACagcaatttttgtattatgaCGAGCTCGACGACTCTCCGCTAAAAGCTGTTCACAACTAGCTAAACGCTCCTTCATGTACAACTCTGCATTGCTCGAATTTTCAAGTTTTTCCTGATGCTCTTTAAGAATCTCATAGTGCATAGCTTCATTTAAGTTGCTGCTGGAAATAAAAACTGATGAATCTATTTCTAATTGCGGAATATAAATTTTCCACTTACCGCGTTGCGTGAGCCAGCAGAATTTTCTGCGTACGCCAAGCATTTTGTTTCCTGCTTACACTTGAACTGCTGTCGAGCCATATATTTTCATTGGCCGCAAAAAGCTCAGACCATTGATCGTTAGACATGTTGCTTCTCGTTTGCgcacaatttaaatgcaatttagaaTATCATGACACTTTCCCGGCTATTTGGAGATCTAAAGTGGTGGTGCGTCGATAAACAAATCGATAAGTTGAGGTAGTTTGGCAACAATAGACCTTTTACTGTCATAGCATTCAGCAATTGTTCGGCTGCAAGCTGTATATCGATAGCCAGTTGATTTTGCTGTAAGTCGATACCAACAGATCAATTAAACGGTGCAACtagttttaaattcaaaagcaaatcactttcaataaatgtatatttataattaaagcaaacattAATTTTGCTATAAACAATGTAATGTATTGGATAAATATGTGTgatatttgtgtttaattcgttttaattgatattaattgattttcattgcGACAATAAGTTTTGTGACtgccatttaattaacatacatataaccAGTCTTGAGTACTCAGTTCTCTGAGCTGCCCTCGCGTCAAGTAAATTGCGTAGAAATTCTGAGTAACCTCAGGTAGGTTATCTGCTAGATGTGTAGGTTAAACGGAGATTTCTTCACTGTCAAAACCAGAAGCTAGAAACGTACTAGACGCATTTTATCGCTACCTCATTTGTAGACTCACGTTGGGCAAATATCGGAAAGTATACAATGAATATATGTAGCTTAGACTTCAGCTCGCTGACTGGACGCtgcttttaaattgttattattgcgcATAGCGACACATAAGCGAGTGTACAAGGTACTCTTATCTTGCAGATAAAAACAAGTTAGCTGGGGATGGAGAATCTGTAATGAGACAATAAATAGCGCACGTTGTGCACTAGCAGCCTCTCAGTTTGCATGCAGTTCCCCAccacgaaaacaacaaaaagtatagAGGACTAATTAAATTCGGATTTCATAACGACAGTGGGACAGCATCATCATGTGCCTGCCAAAGCGAGTCTCCGGCGCAGCCATCCAAAGTGTGGCCACAGCCATAGGTGAGTGAGTTGATTTCTCAGCCTTTGCAACTTTACCGGAAATCACTTTCGTTTGCATTTCAcctttttacatttttaaaattaattgtttcaataagtttctttaatttgtgattaaaatgctttcaacataattctttattaatcatttaaaaGGAAACCTGTTATGCTTCAATTTTGGACTCATATTTGGCATCACGCCCGCTCATATGGCGCTCTACGAATCGGAGAAGTTGACGCCACTCAATGAGGCGACAGATCCAACAGGTTCAGCTTTATTAACTGGTTATCTATTCCTaagtgctgctgttggcgccGCTGTctctggctggctggcattACGCATTGGACCAAAATCTGTGCTGCTTTGCTGCGGTCTTTTGCAGATTGTAAGTAAGAGCATTCCGTTTTTCACAATATCACAATCAATGTTAACTTTGTGTTTCTCTTTTTGACAGTTTGGCTGGTTCTGCATTCACTTTGGCTTCGATATCGTTCACATTTACGCCTCGCGCATCTTTTGCGGCATCGCTGCTGGCGGCgcttttgttgtgctgccTATTTTCATCAATGAGATTGCCGAGTCGAGGGACAAAGCTGCCCGCTTGACCTTCACCATCGAACTGTGGCGCACTTTGGGCATTCTCTTTGGCATTCTACTGGGCTATTATGTGCAGTATCAATACGTCAACATTATTGGCTGCATTGCCTCGTGCGCGTTCTCGCTGTGCTTCCCCTTTGTGCAGGAGAGTCCGCACTATTATCTGCGCAAAGGTAATGTTCCGTGTCTGGAGAAATCGTTGCGTTGGTATCGCGGCATTCGCGACATCGATGATCGCGAGCAGCCCGAATATCTGCAGGAATTGGCCGAGTTCAAGGCGGAACTCAAGCaacgaagcagcagcaaaaacagctCAACGGAATTATCGCACGGTTACATTGTGCGTCTGATCTTTGTCAGTTTTCTGCTCACCGTTTGCGCCAAGCTGAGCGGCGTCTTTGTCGAGCTGAACTATGCTGCCGATTTTCTGGGACGCACTGGTTACTCCATCGAAGTGAACTACGTAGTGTTGGCCTCGGCTCAGTGTGTTGGCGGATTGCTCGCCCGCCTCTTTGGCCCCCAACTGCCACGCAAGGTAATTGTTTCCTTTATGGATTCATTGCATTTCTCAATTTATTCCTTGtaattgcagctgctgctttgtcTCTCCtcgctgctggctgctgcggctgtcATTGCCTTGGCGCTTTTCAAGCAATTTGGCCATAATTGGACGTTGGGCGATTGGTGCACACGGTATTTACCCATTGTGCTGCTCGGCCTTCAGCTGCTCTTTGTTAGTTTCGGACTCTATCCGCTTGCCGCTGTCGTCAGCAGCGAAGTATTGCCCACAAAGGTAAGTTCCATTTCAATGAAAGTCTTATGCATCATAGGATTCATTAAGACATCTAAATAGGCTTATCATTTACCGAGAACACAACTCAAAGATCAACTAACATTAGTTTGCAAATGACGTAAGATACCTCGaattgaaaacatttgaatattGATTAGATAAAGTTCGCTATTCGTAATAGCAGCATATTTCACTAGGCTGTAAAaacatagcatacttttaagcgctAGTCAAAAAAAAGGTAGAGAAATTTATTGTATGCTTTGGCACTAGAAaagttttaaagttttaatattttcaaattttattttaaaatcatttcaaaatgTGTGAAGCAGCAAAAGTGCAACATTTTTACTTCTACAACATCAAAATGGCATTTACTTAGGAAACTGCTTTCGGATGCTTTAAgactttaactttaaaaatttacttGTCAATTCAATCAaactttgcaatttaaatattgaatgcaATTTCCATGAAttattcttgttttatttgttattcgcAATTATTCTTGTTTTCCACCTTGGAAAAAGTCaagcaatttttaatattcgtAACACGACAACAATCTTTGCTTGCACTTAAAGAGTAAACTTTAAATGAACTAAATTTTTCTTGCAAATTTCCTACACAGCTGCATGACCTGCTCTACTCGATAGCCTCGGCCTGCGCCTGGTTGCTGCTCTTTGGCATGATTGAGGTAATTGGAAAAATTAGCAACAGATGCTTGTGGCCTGAAGAAGACAGCATGCTAAAGTCTTTTGTGAAAGTGAATTGCTTTGTGAAACTTGTCGGTTCTAATTAATTTCAGGGCTTCAACGCGGTGAAGACAAGCCTGGGCCCTGGACTATTGCTCTACCTGTTGGTCTTTGCAGCTGCCTCGATATTCGTGGGATTGATTTCATTGCCTCTGTTGCCCGAGACACGCAATCGTCGTGCTTCTGCCGTGCAACGTGATTTAGGCTATGTGGAGCAGGCGGGGCCGGTGGCCAAGACAACCGATGCGATGGGCAATGGACACGTTGCAACGCATATCTAGAGCATTAGTTCGCAATTAGTATTAAGTATGTCGGAAATAACATTTAGGCGAAAAGACGACTTGAATTCTGAGATTAATTTTGGTGAGTGGGTTGCAAGGTGGGGGAAGTACACGTAATCCGGATTAAGTATCTAAAATAGCAATAATTGGCAAGTCTACTCCACAACTGAGCTCTGATGAAATACTACTCGGTGTGGACATGCTCGAACATGCGCGAACTTGCTTATCTGTCAATTATCTAATCGTTTTTATTGCGTAGTCACAGCTATGTACTTACGACTTTATGGCCaaaagacaacagcagcagcagccgcttcTGATAActaacaaaacgaaacaacaaattattattactacttGACTTGGGTGTATGCCAACAAActtgaaaaatgcaaatcagGATCGTCAATTACGATCGAAAGAGTATTATGACGTTGTCGTGTTATCAACTTATCGCTCAACACTTTCCCATTCACAGCTATAAATAAAGCACGTTTGCTGACTCACTAATCCGAATTTACAATCTCAAACACACGAGAGTTGAGTTAGATAGATTgctggcaaatatttgctattcataattttaacaGTCGGAGTATTCGAGTTGTTTGCCAAGAATATCTCTGGCAGTcgtttgattaaaatttagagcactactaaaaatatatatgtaggcGTGTGGGGATGTGTTTAATCTGCCTTGCCGCCTCGCTTCATGGCTACTGATATGATGCGTGAGCCATGAAAACGTGATTGATGCGCACCCACTACGAGtccaatgacaatgacaatgacgcTCCTCTATTTCTCTATACTAGTATATATAGAGATACGTATATAGATTCAACCTGCATCTGGCAAACGGACTGCATCATTTGTTATTCCAGACGCATTCCGCATTAGACAAACTACGAGAGCGAATGCGAGTAGCGCAAATAACAGCATAAtcgaaatatattaattatatgaatgaaaatgcTAATATTATATGAAAGAAGATGAAATACtctaacaataataaatacaagaggtaaatatatataaatatttacggagacagaaaaaaagtaaactgaaagaattttttaaaaaaaagtaaaggttatttttatagctttggattagcactatatttagagctaaaattgattttagaaactaTCATTCttagttattattaaagttaattaagaGCTTTAAGATTCAACTTtagtcaaaataaaaaaaatattttggaatgtgtatttttttatattaattttagatAGTTAGAAAATTAAccatatataaaaatctaaCTAAAATTGTGtcgtttttcattatttaaataaatattgatatactatccATATCTACATTGgtgtatattagtatatttcaatatttagatcaatattggtatattgtccaattaaaattataatattcctTATATTTTCGTAATCATCTTGTAGTAGATATTTACCGAATCGCAACAATGAAATGCTCAAAAAGCGGACGAAGTTGTGAATCATTTGCGTTAGTAGTGAGATAAATATTGATGGTGTATAATATTCTGTATTATTGTATAGTAATAAAGTGTACTATCGATATTGTTCTATCTATCTactatctatatacatatatccaaGTATCTACATTTCCATTTATGTATATCCATATCTACATTTATATCAtcaactacaaatatttacatgtaTCAATTAAAAGATAATCAATGCACTAAATTTGTATCCAATTCATTGCACATTCGCAAAATTTCAATCTCCAATGAGAGCGAAAGTCTTTGATGATGTTCGGTGCTATTTAAGTGAATATCCATGTCGATATGTAGATTAACATTTCCAACCATATCTGCATACAAGCATTTATATCACTACCTATCGATCCTGCACTAAATGTTTATCCATTTCTTTACCCATTCGCAACATTTCAATATAGAAAATCGTATTACCCTTCAGTTACAGTATGACAATAAAAGAGATAGTGCAACTATAATCACAATAATAGTCGCCGCTTAATAGGAGAATAAAGACTAAACAAAGCGCATCGACACAGTCTGGGGGCAATTAgaacagttgttgttattgttgttgtcgctttgtttgtttgttttgttgttgcggaTTTGCTTAGCTCTTGTTGCTCAGAGTCAGAGCTG
This window of the Drosophila albomicans strain 15112-1751.03 chromosome 2L, ASM965048v2, whole genome shotgun sequence genome carries:
- the LOC117578380 gene encoding fidgetin-like protein 1 isoform X2; this encodes MSNDQWSELFAANENIWLDSSSSVSRKQNAWRTQKILLAHATRNLNEAMHYEILKEHQEKLENSSNAELYMKERLASCEQLLAESRRARHNTKIAVDWSQLPSSTSTFLHCHGKYESCRGDEVTIDELQPATATTSGSGNNSRSANSNSSHNSNVTSSNNSFTNSNNNNINHNSNNDHNNNANNSNNNSRLNSNSIDNNQLNQSHLNASSTFEGFRTAREQLVLHDALKNNQNPSDLMNYGKKKSLGGRGRGVNAKFVQPIGQSDNNPSGSTAPAVNPVAAVPSVLPSLAHLDPLMVEQITRESMHKYKTIAWEDVAGLEYAKSTFMETIIHPLQRPDLFKGVRRPPRGVLLFGPPGTGKTLIAKCIASQSRATFFSINPSSLTSKWVGEGEKLVKTLFAVAAAHQPAIIFMDEVDSLLSQRSDNEHESSRRLKNEFFIQLDGAATNEDDNIMIIGATNRPQELDEAVRRRFVRRLYVPLPVTQARQQIITNLLKQVQHSLSDEQIEGLAELTAGYSGADMDSLCRYAAMQPLRSLSSSQIDSIDAQQLPAVTMSDFMSALQHVSKSVSPEDIKRYVSWNEIYGIKY
- the LOC117578382 gene encoding facilitated trehalose transporter Tret1; this translates as MCLPKRVSGAAIQSVATAIGNLLCFNFGLIFGITPAHMALYESEKLTPLNEATDPTGSALLTGYLFLSAAVGAAVSGWLALRIGPKSVLLCCGLLQIFGWFCIHFGFDIVHIYASRIFCGIAAGGAFVVLPIFINEIAESRDKAARLTFTIELWRTLGILFGILLGYYVQYQYVNIIGCIASCAFSLCFPFVQESPHYYLRKGNVPCLEKSLRWYRGIRDIDDREQPEYLQELAEFKAELKQRSSSKNSSTELSHGYIVRLIFVSFLLTVCAKLSGVFVELNYAADFLGRTGYSIEVNYVVLASAQCVGGLLARLFGPQLPRKLLLCLSSLLAAAAVIALALFKQFGHNWTLGDWCTRYLPIVLLGLQLLFVSFGLYPLAAVVSSEVLPTKLHDLLYSIASACAWLLLFGMIEGFNAVKTSLGPGLLLYLLVFAAASIFVGLISLPLLPETRNRRASAVQRDLGYVEQAGPVAKTTDAMGNGHVATHI
- the LOC117578380 gene encoding fidgetin-like protein 1 isoform X1 translates to MSNDQWSELFAANENIWLDSSSSVSRKQNAWRTQKILLAHATRSNLNEAMHYEILKEHQEKLENSSNAELYMKERLASCEQLLAESRRARHNTKIAVDWSQLPSSTSTFLHCHGKYESCRGDEVTIDELQPATATTSGSGNNSRSANSNSSHNSNVTSSNNSFTNSNNNNINHNSNNDHNNNANNSNNNSRLNSNSIDNNQLNQSHLNASSTFEGFRTAREQLVLHDALKNNQNPSDLMNYGKKKSLGGRGRGVNAKFVQPIGQSDNNPSGSTAPAVNPVAAVPSVLPSLAHLDPLMVEQITRESMHKYKTIAWEDVAGLEYAKSTFMETIIHPLQRPDLFKGVRRPPRGVLLFGPPGTGKTLIAKCIASQSRATFFSINPSSLTSKWVGEGEKLVKTLFAVAAAHQPAIIFMDEVDSLLSQRSDNEHESSRRLKNEFFIQLDGAATNEDDNIMIIGATNRPQELDEAVRRRFVRRLYVPLPVTQARQQIITNLLKQVQHSLSDEQIEGLAELTAGYSGADMDSLCRYAAMQPLRSLSSSQIDSIDAQQLPAVTMSDFMSALQHVSKSVSPEDIKRYVSWNEIYGIKY